In Argiope bruennichi chromosome X1, qqArgBrue1.1, whole genome shotgun sequence, the genomic stretch gcatttcatattaatttgaaaaaattaaactgcTTTGAGGCGATGGCATTAGTAACCAAATTACatcaatttgagaaaaatttacctttttcaatggaagttttatttgattaagttaaatagaattaaaaagacaatgaaattctttaaagatattataaatataaggtaataaatatagaattgcatatttcccatttaaatttctttattcatttgtttttctctCTTATCTTCTAGCATTTAAAAAAGTGCAGCTGTCACAATAAATATGCGAATGTTTAaacttctgtaaatttattgttcaaaGTTATAAAATGCGGTCCATTTTGGCATCTTGCTCACATGACTCGGGTAAAAATACCATGTCGCTTTAATTTTGGAATCTGTGACCGTCCttgctgaagaaaaaaaaatggcattattgaaatgttaaatttacgtttattatttgtcttattaGCATGACAAAAGAGAAAGCAAATACTTCAGCATATATTTTAGGTTTATTAGTaatgttcaaaaatttcttttcttagatTGATTACAGAGTTGAAATCCTATTTAACGGAAATATACACCTCAGCAAACATAGCACTTCCAGAACTAAATGGAACTGCCCAAGGCGAAAGTGAAGTCATATCTCTTGTAGAACATCTTCGAAACCCAGATATCTTGAAAAAAGTTTGGAAATCTTGGCGAAAACAAGTCGGAGAGAAGGGAAAATCTTCTTTTTTGCAACTTATGCAGCTCACGAATAAAGAAGCCCAAGAAAACGgtaaagactttaaaaataatcttcaatgatttattttcacGTGTAAGTAGAACTTATTTTGTTAACAGTAAATTTACTTACTAAATCTTAAAAAATCGAcgtgcttattatttaaaaacgtaGTCGGTTTGAAATTTTGGTTCAGGCATTTTGAGGTAGGAAAggagaatataaattattttccattagagaaataattccaaacttcataagaaaaatttccttcatattttttcattaaaaaacagaGAACATTTTGATgcatatgaaagaaaaagaaatctctttTGTGATGCTTAcgttgggaaaaaaatgaatgtataagatttttctagcataagaaaaatGAACAACTTTCAATTTctcagatataattttttctttaaatcttaaaaaatatgcttagaaGCAAGCTAAATTGAAGATAGTCTTTTTCATAGGAAAGCTCTCAAACACTTGTTATTTAGATATTGAATATTGTTCAATTgattatcacagaaaaaaatattttgtaattatattttgagaaatcacattttaatagaaaattcttttaagatattttcacctttattttattaatataaatatattgttcttatagcttgtaaatataaatatctaaatacattataaatatatgtataaactgCCATctgttatattcaattttaatgctatttatatttttagatatggTTGATAATTATCAGTAAAATCCcatccttaaaataatttatatagcacttacatgaaatttttgcatttattttcttctgttttcaataattttgtcatttctattactccaaaatattaataggaaagatatttatatttaaaagtcttCAAAATTGATGTCATTTGTAAAGATtagattaaatctttttttaaaatattaagtcatGTTTTAATAAATCgtcttgaaagtattttaaataaatatggtcgattttcataatattttttaatacaatgctCTTGAATTTAGCTATCATTAAGCAAGTATTATTAGACTTTTGACACTCCTTTATACATCTTACATTTACAAATGTCTTACttctaaaatttaacatatgATAGAGAAAGAGTAGATATAAAGGTAGATATTAATGcgcaaaaaaatttacaaattttcttcttATCTAAAATGTGATTTCTGTGTGATAATATGATTTTTCTGattgtgattattttataaaacggtacaaagaatgaaaaaaatagggaaaaaaagagTGTAGTGTTTGTTTCAGCACAAAGATGTTGTAAagaattgaatcaaatttttgtataACAATAACTGATggcatttaaacaatatttacgCAGAAAGTATCGTTTATATTACAAGTGTATCACACGCACCATAATAAGCcgcttattttcttttattaagattCACTCCCATACTTAAAATACATGAGGGTTATTTAAAGGTAATGTTGATAATTTGAAATGCCAGGTGACGAGAATAACACTTTGAAACggcatttcactttttaaattggTTGATGCGAAGACGTTTCACTCATGATGACAGATGTGAAGATCACCAAAATACACATAAGTGCAGTTTTCGCGGAATCAAGTCTTGATCTAATAATTCTCTAACTGACATTTATATCGATATTCGGCTATAAACCCATCACATCTTTTTGAGACAAGTGGAAAAATGGCTCTAGGCAATTCGATGTAAGTATACCACACTGAATTTAATTTCTGGAACTCTATAACTCATTTACACAAAggtaatagaaataattttacagtagGAGCTgacgcagaaaaaaaatattagatgttcatttaatagattaattattaatcttaCATTTCAGAAGACAACAAACTTATACTATACTTAACATGCATAATGCATAtaacatattaatgaaaaatgaattagtgAGACCAATTAACATAAATACTCAATCTTGACCTttcttaaaaaatgcagaaatccACTGAAAAGATGTATCTAAATTTGTAATGAAAGGGGggaaatagttataattttgctaattcaataaattctagaaattctACATTATACGCTCAACAATGAATATACACGACAGATTTTAAGTTGTTTTCATTCATTCAGTTAACGTTCATTCAAAACGTTCAGTTATCCGCTTTTGAAACGGGTGAAATTCGAAACCGACAGGCGTTCGTCAAATTCAGATAAAACTAAACGTGAGATAAAAGATTAAGAGCAGCAAACCCACTTGCGCTAGCATTCAGCCTAAATCTGTCACTCTTGTCACGTTTAGGTTTAGCGTGGAGTGAAATGAATATCAACAATTTGCgagtttgaaaaatctttttggtGATCAGCATTTCTTTTCGGATGACTGTCAAAAACACGTGGCTTTCATCATCAGAGAACTTCATCAACAGAGCAGAGTAGAGAGTTTCAAATGTTCATAAAAGCATatgtcttattttgaaaaatgtttctacactgtaaaaaaaagaaagatatatgcgtaatttttacaaaagttattaaCTTAGACTGCAAATTTCACAAAAGCAAACTGAAAAACATAGATATCCCGATATCATGAAAGCagctattaataatattttttaaattcaaatgatattaGCAGAAATGTTACATATCTCTTTACTCCAAAAGTGAGCTGTAATAGTAAATTCAAAACACATTCTTCAAATCAATGATTAGTAAGTCAATAATATACTCTATTATTTCATTTGAGGTAAAGTAGTTGAAATATCTTTAGTTagaaaattttaaggatttttttataaataaacgtagaaaatgttaattgatttttttcttatgatcTGTTGATTTTAAACCCATTTCTTAGGcataaaagaaacgaataatGCACTTTCTTACTGTATTCAacttgttttcaattaaaaaattgttgtgaTAAATTATTGATTAGACGAATATTAACAGCTAAATAAGAGGtcttttagaaatcaaaacaaatactatttttaattaaacagattTCTTCGGTAATTActtcttatttcatatttaataacaattcaaGAGTCCATTCGACTGTAAAAGGAGTTAAAACATTGattagcattcttttttttatgttaagcTAAAACTATATTGGGACGGTGCTCTTGATTTTGAATACATTCAAATGGCGAGCTTGACATCTAAGATCGTACTGTTCTCTAAAATTTCACTCCACACAAACGCCATTGATGAAAGATTTAAGTTGCATTAGGCCTCTACACCCTACAGAAACCTGAAGCAGAAATCTTTGCACTTGATCAACGTTGGCTTAGCAGCGATCGGTTGAACCAGCAGTTTGAAGAAGGGAACGTATCCCCAAACTGTTTTCttgtggaaataaaaaataaacaaataaataaataaaaaaaaatcctcttctaatttcttattttttataacatttttgtatcAGATTATTTACATCAGTGGTTTACTTATTGATTTTCGTCCTTTTTTAGCAACTTGCAATGGATGCCCGTACGATACCATACGTTTCCTGCTTCTATACGTGTTTCAATTTAATGTCTCCAGTTCTGTTCTAGAAACTACTGATTCAATTGTACAAGGTGTTTACATTTCTATGTCGTATACTGATGCATTCCTTTTATATTAGAAGTTGGTTAGCTTGTCAAacctttatgaaaaaattaaaaactttccaaattttcagaactttttcaaaagtatttttatttattatttaaattattcattatattgatTAAGAGAAAAATGCTCTaagcataaaaaatttgtaaatgaaaatatacatattggtaaaaatatatattaacaatatatatttatacatactgtGGATTTCTCTATTGCGTTGTATACCAATCTATGCATTTTGATCTTCATTTAGACTTTGAAAAAATTGAgtataaccaaaaatatttaattaaggctttttaaaatcatttactttaataaataggAATTTATACTGAATGAAGTTTTGTAAGATTTATTctgaaacaattatttcttttttattattattattcttttaaagaggatatattcatgtataatagatattttaataaatatttatagaatggttataaaattgcatttttctatttatccAGTTCttacatgaaattcaaatattttacaaaatataatctgTTGTGGTGGCGTCCACGCTGTGAAATATGATGATGATtggtatttacttaattatttttcttttactactTTGAATAATCCACAGATGATTGTTTCAGAAGCTGTAActttaaatggtaaaaaatgaGATTCTTCTTCTTTTCAGGTTATACTGATATTGGTGAAACTTGGAAAGAAGAATTAGGCTTGGACGACGTGATATCAGAAGTTTTAGTTCTATGGGACGAAGTAAAGGATTTTTACAAGGAACTACATGCATACGTAAAACACAAATTACGTTTATATTACGGAGATAAGCATGTTGGAGTTAATCCTTGGATTCCTGCACATTTATTAGTTAAGTAATTAATGCCTTTGTTTCAGTtagtttttatgattattttaaaactgatggtatttagttcagaattttaatatattgcagGATTGTTTATCCAATGATCAAATCTATTTCGCatgagtaaaaattattaataactcaTATTCTTTCTAATAAGTCAAGTAAGCCATTCTAATAAGTCAAGTGGTAACACAAGAGGAAGTGCTACAATATTTCATCTGgggaaaataatgcaattaattaaaaaaatctatacaccatgcacttttatttaaaaaatgatttcaaataaaatatcccCCAGTATcgagtttttattataattacaaaattaaagcatttcaaaatattattatctttgtgCATCTGAAGCAGTCGAATGGAAGAACACTTTTCTCCAAACAACAAACAAAGTATTACGAAAGCTTTCTTTGTCTTTGAATACtatcttaattataatttccattcattattgaaaaatctattttgatgTCATAACTTCAtctttaaagtgaaaattaactatatttaacATCTGCTGTGGTAAAATCAGCATTTAGGCTCTCTGTTTCATCAGAATTGTTTCAACAAAAAAAGCCTAAGGAATCTTTAGTGTTAAATGGAATTTAAGGGTGACTAAAAAGAATGTGGAGAAAAGGTGCTGACTTTCTAAAGTGATACAACAAAAtggtataataatatttaaagtaacatTTCGCATAAAAGATGTTTGTATACTCCACAAAGAGCACTATAAAAGAGAGATTGTAATATACAACAAGATATAcagtttttacaataatataaacgGTCGCAATTCATTTAGAGCTGAAAGTATAGTATGCAAAGTAAATCAAATGCTGAAACAACGTCATTAAATATTGttcataattacttttaatgaattaattatttttttatgttattatttcttttaaaaagagttttaataaattatcgtGACTTTTGGGTTAACAGAAGTCGTTGGATCAATCTATCCTACGATTAATTTTCAGCGAAAAATTCAGCACAGTATTAGACTAACTTTAAGGATCGAAAGTCTTGCAGAGTTTCGTGGGCTGATAGTGGTTTCTCTTCTGACTCCTCTTCATCATCATTGCCCTCATGTTGTAAACTGTCATCTCTTCGATTCATCTGTCTATGACTCTCATCTATAGCTTTTCTTAGTGTTCTCCCAATTTACGCCAACGTTGAACCAGACCTCATATTCTTTTTCAGAAAGGTTTGCTTGGTCTAAGTAAAACCATCATATCAAATCGCTTGGACATCGAAATTGATCTTAACAAGTGAAATGCTGATCAATTGGAAAGAAGATTTTCTATGCAATTTTTATGTGGAATGATCCGTTCCTCGCTATTTTGATCAGTGCAACCGATTAATCATAACAAGCGGAGACTTTCGTAGTTACACTAATTGCCATTTTATTGTCTTGGCCAGAATATGCTTTGCTTACTGCATAAGAagtttatttttggttttttaattttcctttattccGAGTATATGAAAATCTCAAATGCTCAACGAAGACGTCAGGAATGTATCCCTTTCAAACCGGAAACCTACTTTAATATCTATTCCAGAATGAAATATACGATAGTATTCATTTATGCATTTCTAGAagcgaaaaataaagaaaagaaaagaaacttaatACAGCGGTTAACTTGAACTGTgaatgtaaagataattttttaatatttagacgGCTATTCAATATTTAGACGGAGACGTTCTATTCAATTAACGTCTCGtatatttaaggcattttttttagtataatggaaatgcaataaaaaccaaaattggAATTGGTTGAGTAATGTATTTAGCTATTTTGCGGCCCTAAACAAGATACATTATGAGAACcatggataattttatttcacatttcaatgcatttgtaatttattttaatgattaacttCTATTAACGGTTTATTTTGACCAatcattttatcttaataattttgttaaaatacattgctttaattaatttatttcttaaacatatattttacaaaaagtaattaagaataaaattcttggaaaattGACCCTGATTATCTTAATTATTGATTTCCTTACTTTCAAATAACAGCATGTAAATTTTATGAAGGATTAGTAAAGGgacaataaatatcaaataaatataaaattactattttactgCAGCTTTCAATTGGAATATAGCATGATCATTTAATGAATGattgatatttcattataaaaatcaattatttatgtaCACACACAGTAATactaatattttgtcatttaaaaaattgtatgtcttaaaatt encodes the following:
- the LOC129959190 gene encoding angiotensin-converting enzyme-like, translating into MLFKIFMIEFIIISIHFVPSVLLISDCENVTKRLEQFDKEFQSMWWLRQSADWNYSTNVSKATTSARQFASVLYSDWMKDWKLWARQLSCEDLPSDEKQIVKIMASGVVFMNSYNARLITELKSYLTEIYTSANIALPELNGTAQGESEVISLVEHLRNPDILKKVWKSWRKQVGEKGKSSFLQLMQLTNKEAQENGYTDIGETWKEELGLDDVISEVLVLWDEVKDFYKELHAYVKHKLRLYYGDKHVGVNPWIPAHLLVK